The sequence CCGAGCTCCGAGCCCCAACGCGCCTCGAATGCCTCGAGCGCGCCGGGGCTGCACCACGCGTCCTGCATCGCCGACTCGAGATCGAGCACGCCGGTTGCGGCCTGGGTCGCCAACACGGTGCCGGCCAGCGCCGCCGGCACGTAGTGCACCAGCGGGCTGCCCGCGCGGACCATCGGCAACAGCGCGTTGGGTCGCGGATGCTCCTCGACCTCGACCGTGTCGGCGAGCTCCGAGAGCATCTCGCGCGCCGCAACGAAGCCGGCGAAGTCGACCCCACCGAGGGCGGCGGCGGTCGACACCAGCGTGCCCTCGAGACCATGGACGCCGCGCTCGTGCGCGACGTCGACGTAGGCACGCAGGGCAGCCTCGAGCTCCGACTTCGACGCGTACTGGATCGCCTCGAGCTGGGTCGTGGTGGCGAATCGCAGGGCCTTGGCGTGGCCGGCCTCGAACGCATCGGCGATCGCGTGTGCGACCTCGTACTCGTGCTCGTAGTCGTCGTCGACCGGGGCTGCGTCCGCGCGGCCGGGCAGTGCGAGCACGGTGGTGATGGCCAAGGCAGCGAGCACGCCGGTGCGCGCGACATTCGTTGGGCGAAGCTTCATGCCGCACGACCTGTGCAACCGACATGCCGCGCGCGACACCGCGTGAACCCGCAACCGAACGACACGCGCGCCGAGTGGCGGACCGCCTGCGTCCCATGGGACAGCCCACGGGGCGAGCACGGACGAGGTCCCGCGTCAGCCCTTCACGCCGCCGGACGCGAGCCCGGCGACCAGATGGCGCTGCGCGACGTAGAACAGCGCCATCACCGGTAGCGAGACCACCAAGGCGCCGGCGGCGAAGGCCTCCCACTTGGCGTCGTACTCGCCGACGAAGCGCTGCAGCATCACCGGCAGCGTGAACATGCTGGCGTCATCGAGCAGGGTCGCGGCGAGGATGAACTCGTTGTAGGCGCTCATGAAGGCGAACAACGCCGTGACCGCGATGGCCGGCCGCGCGACCGGCAGCACCACCCGCACGAACGCGCCCAGGCGCGTGGCGCCGTCGACCATCGCGGCCTCCTCGAGATCGACGGGGATGGCCTCGAACGCCGCGCGCAGCTGGAAGATCGCGAACGGCACCGCCGTGCTCGCGTAGCACAGCACCAGCCCGGTGCGGGTGTTGAGCAGAGCGAGCGCGTCGAGGATGAGGTACAGAGGGATCGCGCTCGCGACCGCAGGGAACATCTGCGTCGCGAGCAGCACCGCGAGGCCGCGCCGCTTGCCGACGAACTCGAAGCGCGCGAGCGCATAGGCGGTGGGAATCGCGATGAGCACGCCGACGATCGCGGTCGCGAGCGAGACCACCAGCGAGTTGGCGAGCTGGCGCCCGAACAGCCACACCTCGTGGTCGCCGGACTCGCCGGCGACCTTGGCGGTCGCGCCGACGACCTCCTCGAGGTGACGCAGGGTCGGCTGGTCGGGCCACGGCACCACCGCGGGCTCGGGCGCCGGCGTGCCCGAGAACGCCAGCGCAGCGACCCATGCCACCGGATAGAGCGCGAACGCGACGCCGACCAGCAGCATCGCGTGCACGGCGAACGACTCGAGCAGTCGGCGACGCGCGGTCGCGGTCATGCGCGTCGCCATCAGCCGCCCATCCTCGCGACCGTGCGCGCACGCAGGCGATCGAGGCCGCGCGTGAGCCCGAACAACAACACGAAGATCAACACCGCATAGGCCGCGGCATAGCCATACTGCGCGTCGCGGGTGAAGGCCCAGCGGTAGGCCTCCGACACCAGGATGTCGGTGGTGCCGTCGGGCTCGCCGCCCGAGACCAGGAACACCACGTTGAACATGTTGAAGGTCCAGATCGCACCCAGCGTGACCGCCGGCACCAGCGAGGGGCCGATCATCGGCAGCGTGACGTGGCGGAAGCGCTGCCAGCGACTGGCGCCGTCCACCTCGGCGGCCTCGAGCACGTCCTTGGGCACGGCCCCGAGCGCGGCGACCGTGACCACCATCATGAACGGGAAGCCGAGCCAGGCATTCGTGATGACGTTGGCCGCGAACGCGGTGGAGAAGCGCGAGAACCACGAGATGGGCTCGATCGGCGTGTCGGTCCACGCCGAGATCGCCTGCAGCAGCCCCGTGACCGCGCCGAACTGCCGGTGGAACATGCCCTTCCACGCCAGCGCGGTGACGTAGTTCGGCACCGCCCAAGGGATGATCAGCAGCACACGGTAGAGCGCGCGCATGCGCAGCACCGGGCGCGCGAGCATCAGCCCCAGCGCCACGCCGATGCCGACGTGCAGCAGCACGTTGATCGCCGTCCACGCCAGCGTGACCAGCAGTGTCAGCCAGAACGAGCCACT is a genomic window of Deltaproteobacteria bacterium containing:
- a CDS encoding ABC transporter permease subunit, coding for MTATARRRLLESFAVHAMLLVGVAFALYPVAWVAALAFSGTPAPEPAVVPWPDQPTLRHLEEVVGATAKVAGESGDHEVWLFGRQLANSLVVSLATAIVGVLIAIPTAYALARFEFVGKRRGLAVLLATQMFPAVASAIPLYLILDALALLNTRTGLVLCYASTAVPFAIFQLRAAFEAIPVDLEEAAMVDGATRLGAFVRVVLPVARPAIAVTALFAFMSAYNEFILAATLLDDASMFTLPVMLQRFVGEYDAKWEAFAAGALVVSLPVMALFYVAQRHLVAGLASGGVKG